In Candidatus Zixiibacteriota bacterium, one genomic interval encodes:
- the tpx gene encoding thiol peroxidase, which produces MQERTGQFTFGGKPFTMVGPELKIGDKAPEFELADNGMKSFKLSSLAGKTVILSVVTSLDTSTCDIETRRFNQEAEKLGDDVMILTISMDLPFAQKRWCGTAGVTRVKTLSDYKEATFGKTYGVLIKELYLLARTIFVVDSKGVIRYIQRVKEGSHEPDYKAVLDAMAALVK; this is translated from the coding sequence ATGCAAGAAAGAACTGGGCAATTCACCTTCGGCGGCAAACCGTTTACCATGGTAGGGCCCGAACTCAAAATTGGCGATAAGGCTCCCGAGTTTGAACTGGCCGACAACGGTATGAAATCGTTCAAGCTCTCTTCTCTGGCCGGAAAGACCGTCATTCTCTCCGTAGTCACCTCGCTGGATACTTCCACCTGCGATATCGAAACGCGCCGTTTCAATCAGGAAGCGGAGAAACTTGGTGACGATGTTATGATTCTGACCATCAGTATGGACCTGCCCTTTGCGCAGAAGAGATGGTGCGGCACCGCCGGCGTTACCCGGGTGAAGACTCTTTCCGATTATAAAGAAGCCACTTTCGGGAAAACATATGGTGTTCTGATAAAAGAGTTGTACCTCCTTGCCCGGACCATTTTTGTCGTGGACAGCAAGGGTGTCATAAGATATATTCAACGCGTGAAAGAGGGCAGTCACGAACCGGATTACAAGGCGGTGCTCGACGCCATGGCGGCATTGGTTAAGTAA
- a CDS encoding ferritin codes for MISDKMQKALNDQLREEYFSSYLYLSMAAYFHSRNLDGFANWMMKQSDEEKGHAMKFYEYINEQQGKVVLGALEKPQTDWASPLAAFQDAYKHEQKITGLIHNLTDMAMAEKDHATHIFLHWFVEEQVEEESNVSKVVEMLKMVNDHPQGLLMLDRALGERK; via the coding sequence ATGATTAGCGACAAGATGCAAAAGGCGCTCAACGACCAGTTGCGCGAAGAGTATTTTTCGTCCTATCTCTATCTCTCTATGGCGGCTTACTTCCATTCACGGAATCTTGACGGTTTCGCCAACTGGATGATGAAACAGTCAGATGAGGAAAAAGGGCATGCCATGAAGTTCTACGAGTATATCAATGAGCAGCAGGGGAAAGTGGTTCTCGGCGCCCTGGAGAAACCGCAGACTGACTGGGCGTCGCCTCTGGCAGCTTTTCAAGATGCTTACAAGCACGAGCAGAAAATCACCGGGCTGATTCACAATCTGACCGATATGGCGATGGCGGAAAAGGACCACGCCACCCATATCTTCCTGCACTGGTTTGTGGAGGAGCAGGTTGAGGAAGAGTCTAATGTGTCCAAAGTTGTGGAGATGCTGAAAATGGTCAATGACCATCCCCAGGGACTTCTCATGCTCGACCGCGCCCTGGGCGAGAGAAAATGA